The following proteins come from a genomic window of Oscillatoria sp. FACHB-1407:
- the hetR gene encoding heterocyst differentiation control protein (controls heterocyst differentiation; has protease DNA-binding activity), giving the protein MSEPISYSNPLSKKNTNHYDDLEFKVVEVPNSCAIDQILIRLAINIMQGGGHRYGAFLDAAMTAAKFAIYTTYLSEGKNFRKTGLLHHVEPKRVKTIVQEVESALTEGKLLKTLASQEPYYLIYLPHLWLKKYPWTPPQPRLPMIGLTREEKLEVEASLPNDLPNALVLTEFQFMELIELLHLESQKDSSEAHRVPLSDALIEHIKLRLLYSGTVVQIQSPRGFPFYCLARTSYSPQDKRERIYTMFEDVDGFFQLLQAWVNKEPGVLRGLEVFEVPIERKEEALQELDKLIQAWADKYHQEGGQPMVLHLATGPVKR; this is encoded by the coding sequence ATGTCAGAACCAATTTCGTATTCAAATCCTTTATCTAAAAAAAACACCAACCATTATGACGATCTTGAGTTCAAGGTTGTTGAGGTTCCTAATTCCTGTGCGATCGATCAAATTCTGATCCGCTTAGCCATTAATATCATGCAGGGTGGAGGGCATCGGTATGGTGCCTTTCTGGATGCGGCTATGACGGCTGCTAAGTTTGCGATCTATACCACCTATCTCAGTGAAGGAAAAAATTTTCGTAAAACGGGGTTATTGCATCACGTCGAACCCAAGCGTGTCAAAACCATTGTTCAAGAGGTAGAGTCTGCCCTAACAGAGGGCAAATTACTGAAAACCCTCGCCTCTCAAGAACCCTACTACTTAATCTATCTCCCACATTTGTGGCTAAAAAAGTATCCCTGGACTCCGCCTCAGCCACGATTGCCGATGATCGGCTTAACCCGAGAGGAAAAGTTGGAGGTCGAAGCATCACTACCCAATGATTTGCCTAATGCTTTAGTGCTGACAGAATTTCAGTTTATGGAACTGATTGAGCTGTTGCATTTGGAGTCACAAAAAGATTCGTCAGAGGCTCATCGTGTTCCCCTCAGCGATGCGTTAATCGAACACATCAAACTACGATTGCTCTACTCCGGCACCGTGGTTCAGATCCAATCCCCACGTGGATTTCCCTTTTATTGTCTGGCACGCACCTCCTACTCGCCTCAAGATAAGCGGGAACGAATCTACACCATGTTTGAGGATGTGGATGGTTTTTTTCAACTTTTACAGGCCTGGGTGAATAAGGAGCCTGGAGTGTTACGCGGGCTAGAGGTCTTTGAAGTCCCGATTGAGCGAAAGGAAGAAGCTCTACAGGAGTTAGACAAACTGATTCAAGCGTGGGCAGATAAGTATCACCAGGAAGGCGGACAGCCCATGGTTTTGCACCTAGCCACAGGTCCTGTTAAAAGGTAG
- a CDS encoding benzoate/H(+) symporter BenE family transporter, which produces MHLTLFKDFSISAVIAGFVTVLVGFTSSAVIVFQAAQALNASPAEIASWMWALGLGMGLTCIVLSLRYRVPVVTAWSTPGAAMLITAAAGVPMAEAIGAFLISAVLITLCGFTGWFERAMNRIPLSIASGMLAGVLLRFGLEVFTAMQTQFVMTFAMFCVYLVVRRLNPRYAVVAALVVGIAIAAIQGLLRFETVRLELAEPIFTAPQFSIGAFIGVALPLFVVTMASQNIPGVAVIRASGYTVPISPLIGWTGATTILLAPFGAFALNLAAITAAICMGREAHEDPSRRYVAAIAAGVFYICIGLFGATVGAVFAAFPKELVLAIAGLALLGTIGNGLATALADGREREPALITFLVTASGATLFGIGSAFWGLVAGAFALFVLHVKGKE; this is translated from the coding sequence ATGCATCTCACTCTCTTCAAAGACTTCTCCATCTCGGCAGTGATTGCTGGCTTTGTTACCGTTCTGGTTGGATTTACCAGTTCGGCAGTGATTGTGTTTCAAGCCGCGCAAGCTCTGAATGCATCCCCTGCGGAGATTGCCTCCTGGATGTGGGCACTGGGATTGGGCATGGGGTTGACCTGCATCGTGTTGTCGTTGCGCTATCGCGTTCCAGTTGTCACTGCATGGTCTACTCCGGGGGCAGCGATGTTGATTACCGCAGCGGCAGGAGTCCCAATGGCGGAGGCGATCGGGGCGTTTCTGATCTCCGCTGTTTTAATTACCTTATGCGGATTTACGGGCTGGTTTGAGCGAGCGATGAATCGCATTCCTCTGTCGATCGCCTCTGGGATGTTAGCGGGCGTGTTATTGCGGTTTGGGTTGGAGGTGTTTACTGCAATGCAAACCCAGTTTGTCATGACCTTCGCCATGTTTTGTGTTTATCTGGTGGTGCGTCGGTTGAACCCCCGTTATGCGGTTGTTGCAGCGTTGGTAGTGGGCATTGCGATCGCCGCTATTCAAGGACTGCTACGCTTTGAAACCGTTCGTCTGGAACTGGCAGAGCCCATTTTTACTGCGCCACAATTCTCAATTGGAGCATTCATCGGTGTAGCGTTGCCCCTATTCGTCGTGACGATGGCTTCTCAAAACATTCCTGGCGTCGCTGTTATTCGGGCATCGGGTTACACGGTGCCCATTTCGCCTCTGATCGGATGGACGGGAGCCACAACGATTCTCTTAGCTCCCTTTGGGGCATTCGCTCTGAATCTCGCCGCGATTACGGCGGCCATCTGCATGGGACGTGAAGCCCACGAAGACCCATCGAGACGCTATGTTGCGGCGATCGCTGCGGGTGTTTTCTATATCTGCATTGGACTATTTGGCGCAACGGTGGGAGCCGTGTTTGCAGCGTTTCCCAAAGAACTGGTATTGGCGATCGCAGGACTGGCGTTACTCGGCACAATCGGCAACGGTCTAGCAACAGCACTGGCTGATGGCAGGGAGCGTGAACCTGCTCTGATTACCTTTCTTGTCACTGCTTCTGGAGCCACTCTGTTTGGAATTGGCTCTGCCTTTTGGGGATTGGTGGCAGGAGCATTCGCGTTGTTCGTATTGCATGTGAAAGGGAAAGAATGA
- a CDS encoding AraC family transcriptional regulator: MMNIGIDFAELWQPNISGIELFSAHIVRHAFAKHFHETYTIGMNDAGLGEFWYRGQTCCAVPNSFNLINPGEVHTGQAASNQGWTFRNIYISTAQVHHILTQLEWCDRPLPAFIAPIVWDQSLRSHFHRLFVALSQPTSHLTRESLLLEAFSQLLLRHTQSHLALRSPKPETKAIAIVRDYLETHYAESVSIDVLAKLAGLSPYYLIRTFHQQVGLPPHRYQRHWQLLQAKRSLCSTKSLSEIAVEHGFYDQSHLNRLFKQAFGITPGQYQKRNSVQYESEVAL; encoded by the coding sequence ATGATGAACATTGGAATTGATTTTGCAGAGTTGTGGCAACCCAACATCTCAGGAATTGAGCTATTTAGTGCTCATATCGTTCGCCATGCCTTTGCAAAGCACTTCCACGAAACTTATACCATTGGCATGAACGACGCAGGATTAGGAGAATTTTGGTATCGGGGGCAGACGTGCTGTGCGGTGCCAAACAGTTTTAATTTGATTAATCCGGGGGAAGTGCATACGGGGCAAGCGGCTTCCAATCAGGGTTGGACATTTCGCAATATCTACATCAGTACAGCACAGGTACACCATATTTTGACTCAATTGGAGTGGTGCGATCGCCCCCTCCCTGCATTCATCGCACCTATTGTCTGGGATCAATCATTGCGATCGCACTTTCACCGATTATTTGTGGCACTCAGCCAACCGACATCTCATCTCACGCGAGAGTCGTTGTTGTTAGAGGCGTTTTCTCAGCTATTGCTGCGGCATACTCAGTCCCATTTGGCATTGCGATCGCCCAAGCCAGAAACCAAAGCGATCGCCATTGTTCGAGATTATTTAGAAACGCACTATGCAGAATCCGTCTCAATTGATGTGTTAGCAAAACTGGCAGGGTTGAGTCCTTACTATTTGATTCGGACGTTTCATCAACAAGTGGGTTTACCGCCCCATCGTTATCAGCGGCACTGGCAACTGTTACAGGCGAAGCGATCGCTGTGTAGCACCAAGTCACTTTCAGAGATTGCGGTAGAACATGGATTTTATGATCAGAGCCACTTAAACCGCCTATTCAAACAAGCTTTTGGCATTACACCGGGGCAATATCAAAAGCGCAATTCTGTCCAATACGAGTCGGAAGTAGCTCTGTAG
- a CDS encoding Uma2 family endonuclease, with amino-acid sequence MVSKSIRWTTRDLDAMPDDGGWKRYEIIDGELFVTRAPHIRHQGAAGKLHVRLETWSELTGAGSAFQAPGVIFTPTDAVIPDVVWISRDRLANGIDEAGHLIVAPELMVEVLSPGELNEQRDKEVKLKLYSLHGVQEYWIVNWQLRSLEVYRRHDAQLQLVATLLPEDTLTSPLLPEFSLSVAQVFL; translated from the coding sequence ATGGTTTCCAAATCAATTCGGTGGACAACTCGTGATCTCGATGCGATGCCCGACGATGGCGGTTGGAAACGCTATGAAATCATTGATGGAGAGTTATTTGTGACTCGTGCTCCCCACATTCGTCATCAAGGCGCAGCAGGTAAACTGCATGTCCGTCTAGAAACTTGGTCAGAACTGACTGGTGCAGGAAGTGCTTTCCAAGCTCCAGGAGTGATTTTTACCCCTACCGATGCAGTGATTCCTGATGTCGTTTGGATTAGCCGAGATCGTTTGGCTAATGGCATTGATGAGGCAGGACACTTAATCGTCGCTCCTGAGTTGATGGTTGAAGTGCTCTCACCTGGAGAACTGAACGAGCAGCGAGATAAGGAAGTCAAACTCAAACTTTATTCCCTACATGGAGTACAGGAATATTGGATCGTCAACTGGCAACTGCGATCGCTCGAAGTGTATCGTCGCCATGACGCTCAACTACAACTGGTTGCTACGCTCCTTCCAGAAGATACCCTCACGTCGCCTCTATTGCCAGAATTTAGCCTCTCAGTCGCTCAGGTATTTTTATAG